The Colletotrichum higginsianum IMI 349063 chromosome 2, whole genome shotgun sequence genome has a segment encoding these proteins:
- a CDS encoding PX domain-containing protein has protein sequence MAPPAEISIPSTILSTGESKPYTLYNITLRLPLKSFVVQKRYSDFTALHQTLTSLVGSPPPKPLPAKSWFKSTVSSPELTEQRRQGLEAYLRAIAESPDRRWRDTTAWRAFLNLPSTGVGSTSNSAASAHGLITNGRAGAGDPTTWLDLHREMKTCLHDARNHLARRDGAVDANNTTAAAEAGAAAKRSLVKAGTLVSTLTDGLRAMQEGGRLGDGELRRRRDLLSSARVEREGLDKLSNSMAQGNIGGGSGGREGWASTGDKAALLGGGGNSRNGGARTGGRVLGAPLPENERTRELDNSGVVQLQRQMMSEQDEQVNTLAAIVRRQKEMGLRINDEVQEQTKMLDRLNEDADRVGGKMDVAKKRINKF, from the coding sequence ATGGCGCCCCCGGCCGAGATCTCCATCCCCTCGACCATCCTCTCGACCGGCGAATCCAAGCCATACACCCTCTACAACATCACCCTGCGCCTGCCGCTCAAGTCCTTCGTCGTCCAGAAGCGCTACTCCGACTTCACCGCCCTCCACCAGACCCTCACCTCCCTCGTCGGCTCCCCACCCCCGAAGCCGCTGCCTGCCAAGTCCTGGTTCAAATCCACCGTCTCCTCCCCCGAGCTCACCGAGCAGCGCcgccagggcctcgaggcctacctccgcgccatcgccgagtcCCCCGACCGCCGCTGGCGTGACACCACCGCCTGGCGTGCCTTCCTCAACCTGCCCTCGaccggcgtcggcagcacCTCCAACTCGGCCGCGAGCGCCCAcggcctcatcaccaacggccgtgccggcgccggagacCCGACCACCTGGCTCGACCTCCATCGCGAGATGAAGACGTGCCTACACGACGCTCGTAACCACCTCGCCCGTCGCGATGGCGCTGTCGacgccaacaacaccaccgctgccgccgaggccggcgccgcagcCAAGCGTTCCCTTGTCAAGGCTGGCACCCTGGTCAGCACCCTCACCGACGGCTTGCGGGCCATGCAGGAGGGTGgacgcctcggcgacggcgagctgcggCGCAGGAGGGACCTCCTCTCGTCGGCGCGCGTCGAGCGCGAGGGGCTCGACAAGCTGAGCAACAGCATGGCGCAGGGGAACATCGGCGGCGGATCCGGCGGAAGGGAAGGGTGGGCCTCGACGGGAGACaaggcggcgctgctgggcggcggtggcaacAGCCGCAACGGTGGGGCGCGGACGGGGGGCCGGGTTCTCGgggcgccgctgccggagAACGAGCGCACGAGGGAGCTCGACAACAGCGGCGTCGTGCAACTGCAGCGCCAGATGATGAGCGAGCAGGACGAGCAGGTCAACACGCTGGCGGCCATCGTGCGCAGGCAGAAAGAGATGGGGCTGCGGATCAACGACGAGGTGCAGGAGCAGACCAAGATGCTCGACCGCCTCaacgaggacgccgaccgCGTGGGCGGCAAGATGGACGTGGCCAAGAAGCGCATCAACAAGTTCTGA
- a CDS encoding Actin patch protein, producing MAPSNKRKPVDDDFVHTISDNDEDIIQEEAPVAAPPKKKVKTSKKSKKAAAREDTPEEEINEGIWGAKDEDDGAMDSDFEFAQDGAVEFGDAELEGWGFEGAKKSMNSNTTLGVDLDEIIRRRRSKKDDNDKPEEAQEEAVDDEVENDMDLDIDLDDDDDEVLADDAFGMGIDPDAKQSGSEDEGSDADEAGDDDDDDAASDNDSVATPVDHPEDNRDSDDEEEEDAEEQAKRDAFFAPEEPAKPGKKDTASSFQAMSLSRPLLRGLAAVGFSKPTPIQAKTVPIALMGKDVVGGAVTGSGKTAAFVVPILERLLYRPKKVPTSRVVILTPTRELAIQCHAVATKLAAYTDIKFTLAVGGLSLKAQEVELRLRPDVIIATPGRFIDHMRNSASFNVDTVEILVLDEADRMLEDGFADELNEILTTLPKSRQTMLFSATMTSSVDKLVRVGMNKPARVMVDSQKNKTVGTLVQEFVRLRPGREDKRMGYLVHICKTMHTERVIVFFRQKKEAHRARIIFGLLGMSCAELHGSMNQAQRMQRIASVENFRDGKVNYLLATDLASRGLDIKGVDTVINYEAPQNIEIYVHRVGRTARAGRTGIAITLAAEPDRKVVKAAVKAGKAQGAKIMSRVIEPTEADKWQAQVDEMEDEIEEIMVEEKQEKQFAQAEMQVRKGENILQHEAEIKGRPKRTWFETEQDKKKAKEAGRDELNGPKGKKQKLSNKDKKKLDAKAMRSEDKVWKKGRAERAGQGAVLNLKKQPKKKNVPAKGRTRAKLARERRKQPVPPFHPIYYETNNAHPSTPGASETNTNTRTNLKLPPAHRHEPPSSLHHHVLPLALLTTNGSRQFHLPRAFPRPCASITLYPVFISYFPLLHNAHALGRPAPEVRLGTLSKAQTKNKLAPFGRFGPPRPQPHNRTSLLRYLFPRSLRDRYRERLLDFRVDTLPQLKRRFQSSIYRYILERQRKRNNKTRLVDLFARHGRRLLLGPTSVKPKRHPRERGANLGKRMPTFSDYTTYGGGGGGRGATGAGAGAGASARIGAGDGYGYGAASPDDPGERGSRRKWLAAKAGSVYRAGATAVNEIREGYAQTRVRPQEPDDGMPRTTIPGSFPDVAITVRGDDQMVIFPSYAKRHVKQDWTVEHQQHSEEQPGSVKDQEFWRREWERNEDERAIVDIDVRGWVYSPHKGPITRRNRILIGLARQLSGIPAPRQDVPAPVDNLSALHQSHEERREQEKIAKEAAEIEKRGQEEQRVAYQGGFSEAPKDGSDDDAQSIYRARSRSRSGAHTPMTAPGSPKLVPARQNTTGTDLTDAELSVANANLMARIAPFMTTPLVQLPITVFFYNDEKSASRTVQTNDAGHFILRAALEFVPTHVRVLANEDLSATQEVKIIEPKGVSLISDIDDTIKRSNISGGAKEIFRNTFIRELKDLTVDGVREWYNELHKMGVSMHYCSNSPWQLFPVLASYFMIAGLPPGSLHLKQYSGMLQGIFEPVAERKKSTLTRLMHDFPERRFLLVGDSGEADLEVYTELVEAHPGRIIAIFIRDVTTPEQAGYFDNSFGGGGNTRQTAPTFRITTDQSDTPSSRPGLPPRGEAKTVGPVIGDLIDFSDEPEETTLNDTAALAQIKARPKPQTSSTDLVVGRKPAPPRPNKPAALRSAPSDTNLNTLGANGGGGGGGATPPAVPRSRKPSADRGGPHPLSQMHNSSQQTVGSSRSLPNAARIPAAAAQNATSKTAKVPPPPPPPRRRETSSVSRSLSPRRIDSRRRLSSNDDIDFDALPPSAAPQTQAPPPTFARARTGSLKSGATSPTGSPNLGPAAAPNRKHELWMRRLQRAQEILESHGVALYTWRRGDDVVAEAVGMVKEELKKIGLNGEKNATTEGKRFERQIRREQSQEQQQKQQQQQQQRQPRGPYQQRR from the exons ATGGCTCCCTCTAACAAGCGCAagcccgtcgacgacgattTCGTCCACACCATCTCCGACAATGACGAAGACATCATCCAGGAGGAGGCCCCCGTCGCAGCGCCCCCCAAGAAAAAGGTGAAAACCTCCAAGAAATCGAAAAAGGCCGCTGCGAGGGAGGACACCCCCGAAGAAGAAATAAACGAGGGCATCTGGGGCGcaaaggacgaggacgatggtGCCATGGACTCGGATTTTGAGTTTGCGCAAGACGGTGCCGTCGAATTCGGCGACGCGGAGCTCGAGGGCTGGGGTTTCGAGGGTGCAAAGAAGTCGATGAACAGTAATACAACACTCGGTGTCGACCTGGACGAAATCATCCGCAGGAGACGCTCAAAGAAGGACGACAATGACAAGCCGGAAGAGGCACAagaggaggccgtcgacgacgaggttgaaAACGACATGGATTTGGACATCGAcctcgatgacgatgacgacgaagtcctggccgacgacgccttTGGCATGGGCATAGACCCCGACGCCAAGCAATCCGGATCTGAAGACGAGGGCTCTgacgcggacgaggccggtgacgacgacgacgatgatgcagCATCAGACAACGATTCCGTTGCGACGCCCGTCGACCACCCCGAGGACAATCGCGattcggacgacgaggaagaggaggatgccgaggagcaggccaagcgcgacgccttcttcgcccCGGAGGAGCCAGCGAAACCTGGCAAGAAAGATACCGCGTCGTCCTTCCAGGCCATGTCGCTGTCGCGCCCTCTACTGAGAggtctcgccgccgttggtTTCTCCAAGCCGACGCCTATTCAGGCCAAGACAGTTCCCATTGCGCTGATGGGCAAGGACGTTGTTGGTGGCGCTGTGACGGGTTCCGGAAAGACGGCAGCCTTCGTCGTTCCCATTCTTGAGCGTCTTCTGTACAGACCCAAGAAGGTACCGACCAGTcgcgtcgtcatcctcacGCCGACACGTGAACTGGCCATCCAGTGTCACGCCGTTGCCACCAAGCTGGCCGCTTACACCGACATCAAGTTCACCCTGGCCGTTGGTGGTCTGAGTCTCAAGGCCCAGGAGGTGGAGCTGAGGCTGCGTCCGgacgtcatcatcgccacgCCCGGTCGTTTCATCGACCACATGAGGAACTCTGCCAGCTTCAACGTTGACACGGTGGAGATTCTcgtgctggacgaggccgatcgcatgctcgaggacggtttcgccgacgagctgaaCGAGATCCTGACGACGCTGCCCAAGTCCAGACAGACGATGCTATTCTCTGCGACGATGACGTCATCCGTCGACAAGCTTGTACGCGTGGGAATGAACAAGCCGGCCAGAGTCATGGTTGATTCGCAGAAGAACAAGACGGTCGGCACCTTGGTGCAGGAGTTTGTCCGCCTGCGCcccggccgcgaggacaaGCGCATGGGCTACCTCGTCCACATCTGCAAGACAATGCACACGGAGCGtgtcatcgtcttcttccgcCAAAAGAAGGAGGCTCACCGCGCGAGAATCATCTTTGGTCTGCTCGGCATGTCCTGCGCCGAGCTTCACGGCAGCATGAACCAGGCTCAG CGCATGCAGAGAATTGCCAGTGTCGAGAATTTCCGTGACGGCAAAGTCAACTACCTTCTGGCGACGGATCTTGCTTCGCGTGGTCTCGATATCAAGGGCGTCGACACGGTCATCAACTACGAGGCACCCCAAAACATTGAAATTTACGTGCACAGAGTCGGACGTACGGCGCGTGCCGGCAGGACGGGTATCGCCATCACGCTGGCGGCCGAGCCGGATCGCAAGGTGGTCAAGGCGGCGGTCAAGGCAGGCAAGGCGCAGGGGGCCAAGATCATGAGCAGGGTGATCGAGCCGACGGAGGCGGACAAATGGCAGGCGCAGGtggacgagatggaggacgagatcgaggagaTCATGGTGGAGGAGAAGCAAGAGAAGCAGTTCGCGCAGGCGGAGATGCAGGTGCGCAAGGGAGAGAACATTCTGCAGCACGAGGCGGAGATCAAGGGGCGCCCCAAGAGGACGTGGTTCGAGACGGAacaggacaagaagaaggccaaggaggcggGGCGCGACGAGCTCAACGGgcccaagggcaagaagcagaagctcagcaacaaggacaagaagaagctcgacgccAAGGCGATGCGCAGCGAGGACAAGGTGTGGAAGAAGGGCCGGGCCGAGCGGGCGGGACAGGGCGCGGTGCTGAATCTCAAGAAGcagcccaagaagaagaacgtgccggccaagggcaggacgagggcgaagcTGGCCCGCGAGAGGCG CAAGCAACCCGTTCCGCCGTTCCATCCCATCTACTACGAGACTAACAACGCTCACCCCTCGACACCGGGAGCTTCTGagaccaacaccaacaccaggACAAACCTAAAGCTTCCACCCGCCCACCGTCACGAgcccccctcttccctccaTCACCACGTGCTCCCGCTTGCTCTTTTGACCACGAACGGTTCGCGCCAATTCCACCTACCCAGAGCCTTCCCGAGACCATGTGCTTCCATCACCCTTTACCCTGTCTTCATCAGCT ATTTCCCCCTTCTACATAACGCCCACGCCCTGGGCCGTCCCGCGCCCGAAGTTCGTCTTGGAACCTTATCCAAGGCACAAACGAAGAACAAACTGGCTCCCTTCGGGCGATTTGGCCCCCCGCGCCCGCAACCTCACAACCGCACCAGCCTCTTGCGATACCTGTTCCCGCGAAGCCTACGAGACCGATACCGCGAGCGTCTTCTCGACTTCCGCGTCGACACCCTACCCCAGCTCAAGCGCCGGTTCCAGTCCAGCATATACCGATACATCCTCGAGCGCCAGCGCAAGCGGAACAACAAGACCAGGCTAGTTGACCTGTTCGCCCGCCACGGTCGCCGGCTGCTCCTGGGTCCGACTTCGGTCAAGCCGAAGCGGCATccgagggagagaggggccAACTTAGGCAAAAGGATGCCCACGTTCTCAGACTATACGACCtacggaggaggcggcggagggcgTGGCGCTaccggtgccggtgccggtgctggTGCGAGTGCCCGTATCGGTGCAGGAGACGGTTATGGATACGGTGCTGCATCCCCCGATGACCCGGGCGAGAGGGGCTCTCGGCGAAAATGGCTGGCCGCAAAGGCTGGGAGTGTATACCGTGCTGGTGCTACTGCCGTCAACGAGATAAGGGAAGGGTATGCGCAGACGAGGGTACGGCCCCAGGAGCCCGACGATGGCATGCCCCGGACGACGATCCCCGGATCGTTTCCTGACGTCGCCATCACAGTGCGGGGAGACGATCAAATGGTCATCTTTCCATCGTATGCAAAGCGCCATGTCAAGCAAGACTGGACTGTGGAACACCAGCAACATTCTGAAGAGCAGCCGGGGAGTGTCAAAGACCAAGAATTTTGGAGAAGAGAGTGGGAGCGCAACGAAGATGAACGGgccatcgtcgacatcgacgtcagGGGCTGGGTCTACTCGCCGCACAAGGGCCCGATCACCAGGAGAAACCGCATTCTCATCGGTCTTGCGCGCCAGCTGAGCGGCATTCCGGCGCCTAGGCAGGACGTCCCCGCACCCGTTGATAACCTGTCCGCTTTGCACCAATCCCACGAGGAGAGGCGCGAACAGGAGAAGATCGCCAAGGAAGCGGCAGAAATCGAAAAGAGAGGACAGGAGGAACAGCGTGTGGCGTACCAGGGCGGCTTCAGCGAGGCGCCAAAGGACGGGTCCGATGACGACGCACAAAGCATATACcgcgcgaggtcgaggtctCGAAGCGGTGCCCACACACCCATGACAGCCCCGGGGTCTCCCAAGCTGGTACCGGCCAGGCAGAACACGACGGGCACTGATCTCACCGACGCCGAACTCTCTGTTGCGAACGCCAACCTCATGGCAAGGATAGCACCGTTCATGACGACGCCTCTGGTCCAGCTGCCCATCACCGTCTTCTTCTACAACGACGAAAAGTCGGCCTCGCGGACGGTACAGACAAACGACGCCGGTCACTTCATCCTCCGCGCTGCCTTGGAGTTTGTCCCCACGCACGTCCGCGTCCTCGCCAATGAGGATCTGTCGGCTACCCAAGAGGTCAAGATCATCGAGCCAAAGGGCGTAAGCCTGATCAGCGACATCGACGACACTATCAAGCGCTCCAACATCTCGGGTGGTGCCAAGGAAATCTTCCGCAACACGTTTATTCGAGAGCTGAAGGATCTGACAGTGGACGGCGTTCGAGAGTGGTACAACGAGCTGCATAAGATGGGTGTCAGTATGCATTATTGCTCCAACAGCCCGTGGCAGCTGTTCCCCGTGCTTGCGAGCTACTTCATGATCGCCGGTCTGCCCCCGGGCTCACTTCATCTCAAGCAATATAGCGGTATGCTGCAGGGGATCTTCGAGCCGGTggcggagaggaagaagagcaccCTCACCAGGCTCATGCACGACTTTCCGGAACGCAGGTTCTTACTGGTCGGCGACAGTGGCGAGGCGGATTTGGAGGTCTACACCGAGCTGGTCGAAGCGCATCCGGGAcgcatcatcgccatcttcatccgCGATGTCACAACTCCAGAACAGGCTGGCTATTTTGACAATTCTTTTGGGGGTGGCGGAAACACACGTCAAACGGCCCCGACGTTCAGGATCACAACAGATCAAAGCGATACGCCTTCAAGCCGGCCAGGGCTGCCCCCGCGCGGCGAAGCCAAGACCGTAGGGCCAGTCATCGGCGACCTGATTGACTTCTCGGACGAGCCTGAGGAGACGACACTGAACGATACGGCTGCCCTGGCTCAGATCAAGGCCAGGCCGAAGCCGCAGACGAGCTCCACCGACCTAGTCGTTGGTCGCAAGCCCGCTCCGCCTCGACCGAACAAGCCTGCAGCTCTACGCAGCGCTCCATCGGATACGAACTTGAACACACTTGGTGCCaacggcggtggtggtggtggtggtgccaCACCTCCTGCTGTGCCACGATCTCGGAAGCCATCCGCTGACCGTGGCGGACCCCATCCTCTATCGCAGATGCACAACTCGTCACAGCAGACCgtgggcagcagcaggagcttGCCAAATGCAGCCAGAATACCGGCCGCTGCGGCCCAAAATGCCACGAGTAAAACGGCCAAagtgccgccgccgccgccgccgcctcggcgtcgagaaaCCTCATCCGTCTCGCGGAGTCTGAGCCCGCGGAGGATCGACAGCAGACGCAGGCTGTCGAGCAACGACGATATCGACTTTGATGCGCTGCCCCCGTCCGCGGCACCGCAGACGCAGGCTCCTCCGCCCACTTTTGCGAGGGCCAGGACTGGCAGCCTTAAGTCGGGCgccacgtcgccgacgggTAGCCCGAATCTCGGACCCGCGGCAGCGCCGAACAGGAAGCACGAGTTGTGGATGCGCCGGCTGCAGCGGGCTCAGGAAATCCTGGAGTCGCACGGGGTGGCCCTGTACACATGGCGAAgaggcgacgacgtcgtggcGGAGGCTGTGGGGATGGTCAAGGAAGAGCTGAAGAAGATTGGCCTCAACGGGGAGAAGAACGCGACAACGGAGGGGAAGAGGTTTGAGAGACAGATTAGGAGGGAGCAGTCAcaagagcagcaacagaagcaacagcaacagcaacagcaacgacAGCCGCGGGGGCCGTACCAGCAGAGGCGGTAA
- a CDS encoding EB1-like domain-containing protein, whose protein sequence is MGESRQELIQWLNQLLSLNITKVEQCGTGAALCQVFDSIFMDVPMSRVKFNVNSEYAYIQNFKVLQNTFAKHQVDKPIPVEALVKCKMQDNLEFLQWTKKFWDLNFPDHEYDAVARRKGAPVPSGGGAAPRTASGTGTAARRGGTTPLGGGRVAKAAGPGTAALQQENATLKETVVGLERERDFYFSKLRDIELLVQQAVEEDPELEKQEDGLVKQIQTILYSTEEGFEIPAEGEAVDDQETF, encoded by the exons ATGGGCGAATCCAG ACAGGAACTCATTCAGTGGTTGAACCAGCTGCTGTCGCTCAACATCACAAAGGTCGAGCAATGCGGTACCGG CGCCGCCCTCTGCCAGGTGTTTGACAGCATCTTTATGGATGTCCCCATGTCCCGAGTCAAGTTCAACGTCAACAGCGAATATGCGTACATCCAGAACTTCAAGGTGTTGCAGA ACACCTTTGCGAAGCACCAGGTCGACAAGCCCATCCCCGTCGAGGCGCTGGTCAAGTGCAAGATGCAGGACAACCTCGAGTTCCTCCAATGGACCAAGAAGTTCTGGGACCTGAACTTCCCCGACCACGAGTACGATGCCGTCGCGCGGAGAAAGGGCGCCCCCGTCCCCTCGGGTGGCGGTGCCGCGCCCCGCACGGCGTCCGGTACCGGTACCGCTGCTAGACGAGGCGGCACCACTCccctgggcggcggccgtgtgGCTAAGGCGGCCGGCCCCGGCACGGCGGCGCTCCAGCAGGAGAACGCCACGCTCAAGGAGACGGTCGTGGGCCTCGAGCGCGAGCGTGACTTCTACTTCAGCAAGCTCCGCGACATTGAGCTCCTGGTGCAGcaggcggtggaggaggaccccgagctggagaagcaagaagacggcctcgTCAAGCAGATCCAGACCATCCTGTACTCGACGGAGGAGGGCTTCGAGATCCCGGcagagggcgaggccgtggACGACCAGGAGACTTTCTAG